The genomic interval CCCAAGGCAAAATGGGATCCTTTAAAGAAGCATTGGGTTCTTCCCTTTTCGGAAGCGACCTTAGAGGTTTTCCAGAGGTTAGATTCTTCCCAAGTCGTTCTCAGGGGAGAATTGGAACTTAGAGGTTGGATCACGTCTTTGCGGATGAAGAACGCATCGCGGAGGACGATTCGATCTTATTATTCGAATGTTCTCTCTCTTTTGAAATGGTCAGGAAAGAATCCGAAGGAAATCGAAAAGAAGGACGTCCTGAAGTTTTTGGAAGTCTCTTTTTTGGAAAAACGTTTGAGCGCCACAAGCATTTCTTTAAGAATCCAGGCTCTGAATTCTTACTTCGGAATTTTCTTGGGGAAACCTTGGTTTAAGAATCTTCCGAGGCCGAAGAGAGAACAAAAACTTCCGAATATTCTTTCTCCTTTAGAAGTTTCTAATATTCTTTCCGCGCTCCCGAATCCAAAACACAGACTTCTTCTTTCTTTTTGCTACGCGAGCGGTCTGAGAGTGAGCGAACTCGTGAAACTGAAACCGGAAGACATAGACGAAACGAGGAATAGTTTGAAGATTC from Leptospira stimsonii carries:
- a CDS encoding tyrosine-type recombinase/integrase yields the protein MHFFLEKKGRFLLVRFPYDSKAYEFVRRLPKAKWDPLKKHWVLPFSEATLEVFQRLDSSQVVLRGELELRGWITSLRMKNASRRTIRSYYSNVLSLLKWSGKNPKEIEKKDVLKFLEVSFLEKRLSATSISLRIQALNSYFGIFLGKPWFKNLPRPKREQKLPNILSPLEVSNILSALPNPKHRLLLSFCYASGLRVSELVKLKPEDIDETRNSLKIREGKGKKDRFTMLSQACASLWREFRKANPYEEWVFPGQDPSKPIHIRTAEKIFEMAKKKAEIKKSVSIHSLRHAFATHLLEAGTNIKHIQFLLGHKSVRTTEIYTQVSQVRLTEVASPLDLLNLKKN